In one Elephas maximus indicus isolate mEleMax1 chromosome 9, mEleMax1 primary haplotype, whole genome shotgun sequence genomic region, the following are encoded:
- the FRMPD1 gene encoding FERM and PDZ domain-containing protein 1 isoform X2: MNLVGFDLFLGVPKSSFLTEEKRARLKTNPVKVHFAEEVLISGHGQGNSLLCMPNVLKLYLENGQTKAFKFDANTTVKDIILTVKEKLSIRSIEYFALALEEQYSVSRLHLLHEEELIQQVVEREESHDYRCLFRMCFVPKDPLDLLKEDPVAFEYLYLQSCSDVLQERFAVEMKCSSALRLAALHIQERIYACAQPQKISLKYIEKDWGIENFISPTLLRNMKGKDIKKAISFHMKRNQNLLEPRQKQLISAAQLRLNYLQILGELKTYGGKIFNATLMLQDRESYIALLVGAKYGISQIINSKLNIMSTLTEFANISRIELMEESEKVSMVKVYLQDIKVLTLLLESNSAKDLACLIAGYYRLFVDPVTSIFIWPGNKQQVHRVSAEEGYESRACSDSEESSEVDCVLEPLSDRCLVKLVPCTPLMQEEEQEPPGDSAVPEVARRGPSICGASSVTDSAESEASDSANTESRGCRTSGSSESMDALEEDDLDACSSSRSDFFHFDSSGFPKSLDSDSQEERSRIETSDFLYLLDLAQRASPQCQKTDFSESTAPEMFSWGPELSAVRLDPRLYEGSRADYYSLCSSVSSASHLSDSSESTASRQGCPPLAWGQQGWPEAQPSSTLEALALHPTLAFEDGSSDEEYYDAADKLTPPDTLSGPRAVSALEPSATSLQRKAGACNPEDSLNPGPHGPEPNRRGGVKKYAKTLRKRRSFLQTDYTSQVSFPLLPSASLESVDNVCYYDREPYLALGVPSPTVSSLQDMQGEPGLLETKALGLLAPLMEAKSKNPASRVMEMEPETMETKSVIDSRVSSISAIRLRVDPNHKENSGVAPLTVPVTSSPASTPQCSNPGSSGPDTAQAGPSQTLPPCQDPNGTAPKEVTMEPGDSTSLFSADPTPDGVCLAINSGPHNVSQGDTLELGAVQMETGLGSLFINHMQETTPKYTEPWLSPGDQPRSAECGINSGEKMASFPTKEEQQGQISLESDRKVTNKNDTNLFQEDSGKDSGDPSGDLSDAVSQALGVKGPAGEVIAYLSLEAAVTGTEQTPAHPARAPQGQSRETPGQACQTQEQKLLAGLDLDTDFLLGDQATPSALPPEGVKAELLNCVRGEDTAPADTVPQVCFNPGPFLTNLPLCPQEEPGLENSNTCSPSESKGKSICPPARKSLLCFASGNHPGVSARPGMTTSLGFAGINDAVAPRIGMEQCSCQFSYATCFRGPQPEMEEEDRDSEAHSKAPLTSPPSAGSPLALPWRPARAHSCSTEPLWRKSHIWPEYCSRALRQLKAAPTNTPEGFIQLTESLLELQDILEASWGDGKKHPPEKCTWHFSESRSRLCMGSQKLLSSCQHVIRTDQSPEEMQGAVHDTFQHLVQLAGLCFQLTDCSRCSARHREAAGNLRDVVYTYCQFVEAAKLTCERGYHDLSVKLLARQCTALTASVFCLTHKFRASTAL, encoded by the exons GACATCATCCTCACAGTTAAGGAGAAGCTGTCGATCCGAAGTATTGAGTACTTTGCACTGGCCCTGGAAGAGCAGTACAGCGTCTCCCGACTGCACCTGCTGCATGAGGAGGAACTCATCCAACAG GTGGTAGAAAGGGAAGAGTCACATGACTACCGCTGCCTCTTCAGGATGTGTTTTGTCCCCAAGGACCCCCTGGACCTCCTGAAAGAAGACCCTGTGGCCTTTGAGTACCTCTATCTGCAG AGCTGCAGCGACGTGCTCCAGGAGCGCTTTGCGGTTGAAATGAAATGCAGCTCTGCGCTCCGACTTGCGGCCCTGCACATCCAGGAACGCATCTATGCATGTGCTCAGCCAcagaagatctctttgaagtacATAGA GAAAGACTGGGGAATAGAGAACTTTATATCCCCAACTTTACTCCGAAACATGAAAGGCAAAGACATCAAGAAAGCCATTAGCTTCCACATGAAGAGGAATCAGAATCTGCTGGAACCCCGACAGAAG caacTTATTTCTGCTGCCCAGCTACGCTTAAATTATCTGCAGATCCTCGGAGAACTCAAGACGTATGGTGGGAAAATCTTTAATGCTACTTTAAtg TTACAGGATAGAGAATCCTACATTGCCCTACTAGTTGGAGCCAAGTATGGGATTAGCCAAATTATCAATAGCAAGCTTAATATCATGTCGACGTTGACAGAGTTTGCAAACATCAGCCGCATAGAGCTTATGGAAGAGTCTGAGAAAGTGAGCATGGTCAAAGTGTATCTTCAGGACATCAAG GTTCTGACTTTGCTGCTGGAATCCAACAGTGCAAAAGACCTAGCCTGCCTGATTGCTGGGTACTACAGGCTGTTTGTCGACCCAGTTACCTCCATTTTCATCTGGCCTGGAAACAAGCAGCAGGTGCACCGGGTGTCTGCTGAAGAAG GCTACGAATCCAGGGCCTGTAGCGACTCAGAGGAGTCCTCTGAAGTGGACTGTGTACTAGAACCTCTCTCGGACAGATGCCTGGTAAAGCTGGTACCCTGCACACCTCTCATGCAAGAGGAGGAGCAGGAGCCTCCTGGGGACAGTGCCGTACCTGAGGTGGCCAGGAGAGGCCCAAGCATCTGCGGGGCCAGCAGTGTGACAGACAGTGCCGAGTCCGAGGCGTCCGACTCAGCTAACACTGAGAGCCGTGGCTGCAGGACCAGCGGCTCCAGTGAGTCCATGGATGCACTAGAAGAGGATGACTTGGATGCCTGCTCCTCCAGCAGGTCTGACTTCTTCCACTTTGACTCATCAGGCTTCCCAAAGAGCCTTGATTCTGACAGCCAAGAGGAGAGAAGCAGGATCGAAACCAGCGACTTCCTCTATCTCCTGGACCTGGCCCAGAGAGCTAGTCCTCAGTGCCAGAAGACAGACTTTTCTGAGAGTACAGCTCCTGAGATGTTCAGCTGGGGCCCAGAACTGAGCGCAGTCAGGCTGGACCCCAGGCTGTACGAGGGCAGCCGGGCCGACTACTACAGTCTGTGCTCCAGTGTCTCCTCAGCCAGCCACCTGAGTGACAGTTCAGAGAGCACAGCTTCCCGGCAGGGGTGTCCCCCGCTGGCCTGGGGGCAGCAGGGCTGGCCTGAGGCCCAGCCTAGCTCCACACTAGAAGCCTTGGCTCTGCACCCAACACTGGCCTTTGAGGATGGCAGCTCGGATGAGGAATACTATGATGCAGCTGACAAGCTCACACCCCCGGACACCCTCTCAG GGCCCAGAGCTGTTTCTGCTCTAGAACCCAGTGCCACAAGCTTGCAGCGTAAGGCCGGTGCTTGCAACCCTGAGGACAGCCTGAATCCTGGGCCACATGGACCAGAGCCAAACAGAAGGGGAGGGGTGAAGAAGTATGCCAAGACCTTGAGGAAAAGAAGGTCTTTCCTACAGACTGACTATACCTCGCAAGTCTCATTTCCCCTGTTGCCTTCAGCCTCCCTGGAGAGTGTGGACAATGTGTGCTACTATGACAGGGAGCCCTACCTGGCTCTCGGTGTACCCTCACCAACTGTGTCCTCCCTGCAGGACATGCAGGGCGAGCCTGGCCTCCTGGAGACCAAGGCCCTGGGGCTGCTGGCTCCCCTGATGGAAGCTAAGAGCAAAAACCCAGCCTCCAGGGTCATGGAGATGGAGCCCGAGACCATGGAAACCAAGTCGGTCATTGACTCTCGGGTGTCTTCTATTTCTGCCATTCGCCTCCGGGTTGATCCCAACCATAAAGAAAATTCTGGGGTTGCCCCTTTGACTGTCCCTGTCACCAGTTCCCCAGCAAGCACCCCTCAGTGTTCCAACCCAGGTTCATCTGGCCCAGACACTGCCCAGGCAGGACCTTCCCAAACCTTACCTCCATGTCAAGACCCCAATGGCACTGCCCCCAAAGAAGTGACCATGGAGCCTGGGGATAGCACTTCCCTCTTCAGTGCTGATCCTACCCCAGACGGGGTGTGTCTGGCCATCAATTCAGGGCCACATAATGTCTCTCAGGGAGACACACTAGAGCTCGGAGCAGTCCAGATGGAAACAGGATTGGGATCTTTGTTTATAAATCATATGCAAGAAACTACCCCCAAATACACAGAACCTTGGTTGTCTCCTGGAGACCAGCCCAGAAGTGCTGAATGTGGGATAAACTCAGGAGAGAAGATGGCTTCTTTCCCTACAAAGGAGGAACAGCAAGGACAAATATCTTTGGAAAGTGACAGAAAAGTTACAAACAAAAatgacaccaatttatttcagGAGGATTCTGGGAAGGATTCAGGTGACCCCAGTGGTGACCTGTCAGATGCTGTTTCACAGGCCCTTGGTGTTAAGGGCCCAGCTGGTGAAGTAATAGCCTACCTCTCCTTGGAGGCTGCTGTAACAGGGACTGAGCAGACCCCAGCACACCCCGCCAGGGCGCCTCAAGGACAAAGCAGAGAAACTCCAGGCCAAGCCTGCCAGACCCAAGAACAAAAATTATTGGCAGGGTTGGATTTAGATACCGATTTCTTACTTGGGGACCAGGCCACTCCATCAGCCCTCCCTCCAGAGGGTGTCAAGGCAGAGCTCCTTAACTGTGTGAGAGGGGAAGACACAGCCCCTGCAGACACTGTGCCACAGGTCTGTTTTAATCCAGGGCCGTTCCTGACAAATCTGCCACTGTGTCCCCAAGAGGAGCCCGGCTTAGAGAATTCAAACACCTGTTCGCCATCAGAAAGCAAAGGCAAAAGCATCTGCCCTCCCGCTAGGAAGTCTCTCCTGTGTTTTGCCTCAGGAAACCATCCTGGTGTTTCTGCCAGGCCCGGGATGACCACGTCTCTGGGTTTTGCAGGCATCAATGATGCGGTGGCACCCAGGATTGGGATGGAGCAGTGTAGCTGCCAGTTCTCCTATGCCACATGTTTCCGTGGCCCACAGCCTGAGATGGAGGAAGAAGACAGGGACTCAGAAGCACACTCCAAGGCTCCCCTCACCTCCCCACCCTCTGCAGGAAGCCCGCTGGCCCTGCCCTGGCGGCCCGCCCGGGCCCACAGCTGCAGCACCGAACCCCTGTGGAGGAAAAGCCACATCTGGCCCGAGTACTGCTCCAGGGCACTGAGACAGCTGAAAGCTGCCCCCACTAACACTCCCGAGGGCTTCATCCAACTCACGGAGAGTTTGCTTGAATTACAAGACATTTTGGAAGCTTCCTGGGGGGATGGGAAGAAACACCCCCCAGAGAAGTGTACTTGGCACTTTTCTGAAAGCCGGAGCCGTCTCTGCATGGGCTCCCAGAAGCTCCTGTCAAGCTGTCAGCACGTGATCAGAACGGACCAGTCCCCCGAAGAAATGCAGGGTGCTGTGCATGACACCTTCCAGCACCTGGTCCAGCTGGCCGGCCTGTGCTTCCAGCTCACAGACTGTAGCCGCTGCTCTGCCCGGCACAGGGAGGCGGCTGGGAACCTGAGGGATGTGGTGTACACCTACTGCCAGTTTGTGGAGGCCGCTAAGCTGACCTGCGAGAGAGGCTACCATGACCTGAGTGTGAAACTCTTGGCCCGTCAGTGCACGGCCCTCACAGCCTCCGTGTTCTGTTTGACCCATAAATTCCGGGCATCCACTGCCCTGTGA